The nucleotide sequence CGAAGTCGTTAAcgcaaatgtaaaatgaaaaaggtcagtggcggatccagaaattttcataagtgggggcccactaactgacctaagagggggcccgcttcagtcacgcttcagtgattccctatataagcaaccaaattttttccccaaaaaggggggcccgagCCCCCTTGGCCCCCCCCCCCTCTATATCCGCCTCTGAAGGTGACAAAATCTGTATTATAAAACAATACTGTTTGTGAAATATTTCGAACAAAACCATTTATGTAAACACATGACATAacattaatatacatatataagaccgttggtttttccgtttgaatggttttacactagtaattttgagacCCTTTGtggcttattgttcggtgtgagctaaggctccgtttTTAAGAGTGTTTTATTTAAAGAGTTAACTAAGTCGTTATAAAAGGTTAGTTAAGTTGTATTCACGAGTTATCTAAGTCATTAACAAAGAGTAAGCTATAAGTTCTTCTAACGATTTTATAGATAAGCTCTCTTTTATACACGAAGCATGGGATTTAAAGTCCCCATTCTGATCGGAAGGGACTGTGTACTTGTAAATCCCGCACAGTCAAACGGATTTTTCACATTAGCAAGGGTTATGCTGCCGGTCGGAATAAGAACAAAGTGATCATATTCCTATTCCACTATCACCCTGGTGGTATCACNNNNNNNNNNNNNNNNNNNNNNNNNNNNNNNNNNNNNNNNNNNNNNNNNNNNNNNNNNNNNNNNNNNNNNNNNNNNNNNNNNNNNNNNNNNNNNNNNNNNATGACATGCAACGTTTTATATGGAAAAGGGGATAGTCTACGACGATCATTCCTCTTAGGTCGCAGCAAAGCATTTcaactacccccccccccccccccccccccccccaaataccAAAAATAACCCAATCAAATTTTGAAGATATAggcaaaataaattatttaaatgccCAAGAAGGCGCAGTCCCTGTCGTTTTGTTTCCATAAATAAAACTACTACCTATACACAAATGTGTGTGGTGTGTATATCGTCGAACGCAATGGTTAAATCAGCTTAAGGTAAGAAATTCATGCGATGTTTACATATATACTGTTCAGTTTGACCTGTACAAACTATTCAGTTCATAATACAATAACGTCCTACCTTTTGACTTTGAATTCACCTTATCAAGATGTCTGACAACAAATTCACATTATATTACTTCCAAGCTTCCTACTATTCGCAGAAGGTAAATATCAACATGtatattagtccaaataattatgacgtcttgaaaggctattataatttttttctttgacgcctagtccaaataattatgacgtcttgaaaggctattataatttttttctttgacgccttacttgaaaggctattataatttttttctttgacgccttacttgggcgtcaaagaaaaaaattataatagcctttcaagacgttacttgggcgtcaaagaaaaaaatataatagcctttcaagacgtcataattatttggactacatgtatattaacttttgtttcaaatattaatatacctccatttttaatatttgtttgctGAATATAAATATACTATGTATATATAATAGGTTAGTCTGTCAGTACATATAACAAACCACCTTTGGATTTTTTTACACAACGTAGATGAATGTGCGACATGTGCAATAGATTCAAACGCGTTTATCTCTTCCAGAGTTATTTGGAAGATTTCCGCCGATTTATGCGCTGACCAATGCCTCTTTGTATAGATGAGGGTCTTCCATTCTGTATTCAtcaactttttaaattattttgtcttttttatttataaatatgctTGTTAtgctattctttatattttagcatccaaTTATTGTCTATTCTGCTTTTGCATATTTTACTCTCATGTTACTCTATTATTTCGTCTTGTTTTGTCCTTATTCTGTAGTGTTGTTCTTTTATTCTGTAAAATTCTCAATCTGTAAAACCTGTTTAGTGTTTTAATGACAAACAATGAATCAATGTAAACATTATGATTTTTTGCTAAAGGAACATCTGAACATGAATCCATGCTGTGAATTGTCTTTGTTTATAGCTAATATGCTAGTTTAATTTGTATCACATGCTTATAATGATTGTGtatgtcaaatttaaaatttgcataaaagATGTGTACATCACccatacagtggcggatccagaacttttcctaaggaggggcccgctgactgacctaagggggggcctgctcaagtcatgcttcaatgattccctatataatcaaccaaatttttcccacgaaagggggggcctgGGCAacccaggccccccccccccctggatccgcctatgccaTATCGTTATAATGAACTATCACTGTAAACTTTTCCCAAAAATTAGCTACTTTTCCACATGATTAAAGATTACTGACAATTCAGTGTCCTAGTTTGGTTCAGTTGTGTCATGGTTAAGTTCGGTTGTGTCATGATTTAGTTCATGTTCCACATGGTTCAGTTTATGATTCATATCGTATATGAAGGAAAAGTACAGATAAAGGTAAACATACATAATAAACCAAccgaaattctgtaaaaaaaacttattttcgcggatactacTTTTTTTTTTCGCGTTTCATCTATTCTACACTTTTTTGTAACACTATATATTACCGCCattttctattgtttttatttcatacaCGAATAGACCCAATCTTCCACAAATGTCCTCTGATTTTCTactgccaaataaattgatcgaGAAAAAAGCCGTTGACAGTTAATTCAAGATATTAGCAAAGAAAGAAATCATCAGAGTAATATATTTATGCGATTCAAAggtaaatttctttaaaaattatctCATTTGGGATAAGATAAAAAGGACCTCAGAAatcttattttgtacatgttgaCATGTTATCTTATTCTGTGCATGTTGCCATGTCATCTTTTTTATGCATGTTGCAATATTGTTTGTGCATGTTACCATGTTATCGTATTTTGTGCATGCTTTCATGTTATCTTATGTTTTGCTTGGTGCCATGTtatcttaatttgtttttattacaggCAGTATTAGCTTTGTTCGAGAAAGGATGTCCATTCAACCGAAAGATAATAAATATTCACAATGGAGAACAAAGAACACCAGAATACATGAAAATGAACCCTCAAGGACTAGTTCCTCTATTAAAAGATGGAGAGAAAATTGTGGTAGAATCAGAGAAAATAATTGACTACGTTGATGATCAAGTTAAATctggtaaaatatatttatttacactATCGAAGCGATTATAGGCTTCCGAAATAAAACTTTCGCCTACAAGAAAAATgtctttcattttattatttttttcggttcttttctATTTTATGAAGAGAAGTGTcacatatatgatcatatatcaCATCATGATAAAGCATTAAACCAAGTCTGTCATGCAGTTATTTACACTATGGAAATAGAAAATGGTCGCATGCGTTTGAACGATATCTCATctgattaattttatatttttgacttGGTCACACCTTCATTAAGCATATGACCGTGGCAAGTTCTGATGCCCAATCACCCGATATGACTCATCAATGTTATCTAACAGGAGTAATGCAGCGGGTGTGACTAGTGGAGCAAGAACTGCTTATTCAcgttttttcttgatttttcttgtagcgttttgttgactgttgtttgtctttttcagttttgtCGAGCGTGTGACATAacttgttgcagaaagctcgtccggcggcggtggcggcgttatcaaacttcttaaaagctttatattttagaaggtgtaagacctggatgctccatactttgtatatggaagtttccgtctgtcacatgtccattgtccttgacctcatttttatggttcagtgactacttgaaaaaatatTCTTGTAGTGTTAATGTCTCTCTTATtgtgagtaataggataactctatttggtatgtgcgtacatTGCAAGGTCTTCGTGTCCGCCAGACAGCTTTCacttgacattgacctcatttcatggatcagtaaacaaggttaagtttggtggtcaagtccatatctcagatactaaaagcttaagcaataggtctagtatattcaatgtatggaagaattgtaaagtgtgcatgtccaactggcaggtgtcatctaaccttgacctcatttcacgGTTCGGTtgtaagttaagtttttgtgttttcagTGGTCTGTTTCTATTTTGTTTCtattactatatgcaataggtcaagtttggtgtatggaaatattttatgatgtacatgtcagtctcgcaggttttatttgaccttgacctcattttcactgttcattgcGCAGtgctaagtttttgtgttttggtctgttttcttaaactttaagcaataggtcaactatatgtgttgtatggaagaattgtcaCGGTAAtttgtacatgtctgcctggtatggtgcATCTGACCCTGATCTCATTTTaattgttcattggtcaatttttgGTTTCTTTGTTAAGTCTGCTTCTTAGAAACTATTACCAATAGTTCAACTTAATTTAATGTATTAagtgattgtaaggtgtacatgtatctCTTATTTGGTGTATATGACATTGACCTTATTTTCTTGGCTCATGttatagttgtagtaaagctttatatttaggactatcaacatactatcaatgataagtaaagaaggcgaaacatttcagcgtgtgcaatTTTGTTTTCTTCGACTTGCAGGTAGGTTTTTTATTTCTCCCTAGCCCTATGCATCTATTCCTCTGGGGTTTTATGGAGAGGGTAAGatgtatttttatacgaccgcaaaaaaatttgCGTTGTATAGTGGTATCATGATGTCATAAGCGTCGTCTATGTCGTTGTCGTCGGCCGAAGACTaatttagtttccagacaataactttagattaAGACAATGGATctatataaatttttaccagaaggttcaataccactaaaggaaggatgggattgattttgggggttatggtcacAATAGTTAAGGATTTAGGGGTCTaaaaggggccaaaaataagcatttttgtagttttcaaacaataacttgtgttaaattaggggcaaaaaaggggaaaaactaggtttttctggtcaatggacaattaagacaatttaaaagcagtgtaagggaggtaattcaaaaacagtAAACATACAATGTTGGTATGTTCGCATTTACCTctcttacactacttgtaaattatgtataaagaaatgttcaggacttattgcaaaaaaaaaggggtggtagtagttttcattttccccccaaatttctcaaattccaaactttgaaaagtttgaagaagaaatctttaattgcacaatattgcataattgatttgtaagatcttgacatttgttttgtgtcagaaactcatattatgtcaagaacttgatcacaatccaaattcagagctgtatcaagcttgaatgtagtttccatacttgtcccaactattcagggttcgacttctgcggtcgtataaagctgcgccctgcggaacaTCTGGTTTTTATAGTTCTTCATATATTTGTACAGTAATTGCTTTCCAAATCGTAAAAATATACTTGaatttggtatatttttgttttcaggaCCGACATTGGTACCTGATCCTAGCACATCAGTTGGAAAGGAGGTCAAACGATTACGCGAGTTCATTGATGCAATCCGAATCGAAATAGTTACCTATGGATTGCTGTTCAATCCAGAGTTGTCTATCAGTGGAATCAAGCTACCCAAAATGTTGAGCAACGTCAAACGTATCAATGGTAGGTTATTTATCTAGCTAGTGTTCGTATATGGCATGTGTCAAAAATTGAAAAGATATCGACTAATCAACAAAATTATCAGCAAAACAATGGAAAAGTAATACAACATGCTTCAAAATTATCTGCAAAACTATTGAAAATAGTTGACATCTACTAGTATTCATAAAAATACAGCAAAACGACCATCTGTGCAAACATTCGTTTGCCTTTCAACCTGACATGTAAACTGAGATAAATCATTATTGTATGTATCATCACAACACAAGAACAATCTGAAGTGtcagtcagtggttgtcgtttgtttaagtgttgcatatttgtgtttcgttcattttttagaacataaattaggccgttagttttctcgtttgaattgttttacattgttatttcagtaccttttacagctgactatgcggtatgggctttgctcattgttgaaggccgtatggtgacctatagttgttaaatgtCGATCTGTGgctttttggtctcttgtggagcgttgtctcattggcaatcataccacatcttctttttttattgactCATCAGATCGAGACGAAGCTAGCATTGTTCTTGAAAGAggacaattattaaaaaaataaaatatgtcattgtttttaatcattttagaaaaaatgcagaaaaatattGCTAGCTTGGAAGAAGCTGCACAGGAGTGTCCAGATTTACGCGATTCGTACATTGCAAAATACCAAAAGACGAAAAAGTTTTATGAAGATACTGTGAACAAAGAGAATGTAATAGAACATTTAGAAGACACTGATCACAGATGTGAATATTTAGAGGAATGTTTAAGGAGAAGTAAAGGTAAGGGACAGAGTATAAACACGCATACTTTTTATATTGGCCACATCTCTATGAATCTGTATGTTATTGtatgtaaacatatattttttgtaccatttacttggttttataagaaatGGGGATACCAAAACAGAGAATaatgcaccccccccccccccccccccccaaatatattttttgaaatatacagaataatacggtaccgaaaaataaaagataactaaaaatagaagatatatatatgcatctttttttttaaatatgaaaaaataaaaatgcccAAAAATTTTGAGAAATTAGAAATGAAGAACCGCCATCCAGACCCTCCTCTAATTGTCTTTTCTGCTGAAATTTTATTGAACTTCCTGTTGGTATTTGTGTATATCCTGTCTATACCTACGATTGTCGTGATAGGATGAACTTTGGAAGATTGAACATAGGAATTAACCCATCAAAAAGAAAATAGCTTGACCATCAGATTATTACAAAGACTGGAATTAAATAATGCCTAAGCCAGTGCATTTTTGAAAAGGTTGATAAAGTAGTGATCTATATTGTTAGAACCTTCTTTTTGGAAATTGTTCTAATCCCTTCTTCTACCTTCTCTCAAGTGTTGCTTGGTCCTTCTTTGCCGGGACATCTGAatttgagaaaataaaaaaataaaattattctttacaacacaattaaaattgagaatggaaatggggaatgtgtcaaatagacatcaacccgaccatagagcagacataTATATTTGAGCGGCTAAACGCTAGAAAGGCCTGTATGGTTCAAAACGATACATGACGTCCTGAATATTGATATGAACATATGTCTACTTAAAATTAATCAATGTACTATGatcatcttcttcttcttttaaACAGAATCTTCAGGTGGAAAAGAGTACTGGTTGACAGGAACACAGTTCaatgcagctgatattttactGGCTGTGTTCATGGACAGAATTGTATTGTTGGGACTTGAAGATAGATATTTCTGTAAAACAAAGAGGCCATTGTTGTATGATTACCTACAGAGAATTGGACAGAGGAAATCAGTACAAATGTTGAGAGCCGATGTGAAAACGGCTTTTACAATGATTATGTGGAATGCTGCGAAAGCAGCCGTACCATATGTAGTTGGTATAGGTCTAGCAATTGGAGCAGGCGTCTGGTTAATGAAGAATAAATCTAGGGTTATAAATGCATTTGTAGAAAAATAGTTATATCATTAAACCCATTACTCATCTCTCTTTCTGTAGTTTATTTTGCATTCTTGACATGAGATGCTTACTTTTAACTGTTACACCAGGTCTCACTTTTGTCTCGTTTGACGGAGTAGGTATGCTGTTTCTATAGCGTTGGCGGCGGTGATGGCGACgtcggcgtcaacaatgtattagttggTGATTATATGTCTaatttatggtgaaccactagtggtaagtcacAAATACTTGGTATGctgttgtataagcattggcatatcttaattcatggaaattatttGGCCCCACTCCATCAGTCATAGTCTATTGATTTTAAAAcgtttgcttagttttcatgtattagtttgtaattaagacggtttatggggaaccactagtgataggtcaatcatatttggtatgcagttctgctgttgtctgttctatggtcgggttgttgtctcgagACAAATTCCCCAtgtctattctcaattttattagttgtattagcattggcatgTCTCATAACAATGGAGATTCTTTTTGACCCCGCCCTTTCAATTATGGTTTATTGATTtcgaaattttgcttagtttacatgtatcaatttgtgtttaggtctgtttaaagggaactacttatgataagtcaatggtgtTGGGTATGCAGCTAGAGAatattacatggcaaaatccgtatcgtaTGTCCTttcatcccgagacaccaatatcagcccaagagcctttaggcccgagggatgaacTTACtttatcactagcctgtcaacattgGATTCGAATCCCGTTTGACTCCAATCTAAATTGATCAGGATTATCAGAATTCCTATGCCGAATATCGGTGGTTCTCTCTTGGCACTCGTGTTTCCTCCagagacaaaacaaaaaatgacagCCACGAAATAGAACAATAGTtctaaaagtggcgttaaacaacaaacaataaatcaatcattttaAGAGAGTATGTCCATTTCTAGGTTTTTTACACTGCAGCAATTGATTGTTTATCCCTTCACTATTTTCATAGAGTAATTTGTAGGTATATTTCCTTCATATTTTAAATGTAGTTGATGGAATATTCATAAACAGTTTTATGTGAAATGGATAATAAAATTTTTGGAAGATGATTAAGTAACACAATAAAGTATTTAGATTTCAGATGAAAAATTGAAAGAAAGCATAcaagtgtgacgggattgcttcccttagaacatGTAGATACTTAGGCAATAAAATATTGGGTAGGTGCAGCGGCTACTGGATTGCCTTACCCTTCATGATCACCAAATCTTGCGCAAATATTTATTAGGTTTAAAGATGTTAcgaattttaaaatctttttaaaagatGCCCTATGCATTATTTtttggcagtggctatttgaccggcaccggcaaaatagcaaatttgctatttgaccggcaccggcaaaaatagcaaatttgctatttagccggcactgaataaaactgttcattgaTGTGATTAGTAGAGTATAAAACagcttaataataatttaaaataattttaacacaatatcaagcattaataaaaatacagtacaatcaaaaataaaagattttcataaataaataatttataactttacaatattaattaaaagcatgaaaaaacatttgtaaatacattataaaatatgtttttttctaaaatatttataaaaaagttgattttcaaatctgtgtaaaatctatggtttaAATATCCTGCCAGTGATAAAAATAGTGTTGTgcaaaaatacatcataaaacaGACATGAAAGACAATATTAATAGTTGCTTGCTTGGTGTTAATCGTGAAAAATACTGCATTTTCACAATTTCATGGGCTCTACATGACCtcacaaaaatcatattttcagtagttaaaaatcaacttttgaaactcaatatatgataaataaatttgaagaaaaaataattagagaaaaaaaattctatgtGTATTGGGTTGAGCTAGATTAATAAGGAACAGCGTCTGTGTAGTGTACATGATActttttaaatgagaaaatacaaaaataaatacaattacatttttatgttttaatcttttttgttcaacttttaattctcaaatataattataaaaatcaagGACCATTTCCTTTCATTtcttatactgaaaaaaaatgtgtctgatgaaatttttattttttcacggtTTATGTTCAAATGACCAAGCCAGATAATCGCttgattataattgtatttctCATGTCTTCTTATGTTACTGGGGATTAAGACCGTTCTGCCATTGCATCGGCAACACAATCACAATGCTGTTTCCGTACACTGCAAATATTGCAGACGCCTGACGCGTCTGGACGCGTTCCAATTTTAAACACAATATGTTCAGTTATTAACATTAGTGTTCCACATTGAACGCCAGCGTTAAAGAATATAACACATTGTGTTCAGTCTTTTAACGCACATATTCAAGACAAGTGTTCTAAATTGAACACTAAAAATGTTCTTATATTGTAATGGggagtgaaaaaaaaattcatcattTCAGAGTCAAACAGACGATGAATAAGGGTGATTCGTACTATGATTTGacgataaatgtattttagctgTATCGGCATATAAGCAAATtatagtttggtaaaaaaaaatgaaacattttacaaGAGCGTATTTATAAGCGTGCaaatgattgatttttaatatgaatCTTTTTCTAAACGACTTAAGTTcttaaggtattttttttaacaatgtaaaTGCGTAAATGCTCATGAAAACGTTGCTCTTGTAAAAGCGTTCTGGTGTCGAACATGATGCGTTCAAATTTACCATTTTCCCTGAACGCCATGTGTTCCAAACATATCCGCGTACATAACAGCGCGTGACGTATTAATGTACCGGAAGTTTGGTTTTTGATCGTGATTGAAGAAGCTTCACTGaagaaaattaacaacaaaacttGATATAATAGGTATGTTTATCTATATTTATCTACACATGacgaacataaaaaatattttttttagtcatgAAATCAACAAATGTCTACTTGGACAGGACACACTGAAGTATAAATGGAAGAACATTTTGTTCGAACATAAAACTGCCCCCTCCACTTCCACTTAACTGTGCTGTCATAATTCGATTAAAAAAGTAGCGGTTCTTTGAAAGATTACATTCAAattatcatgtttaaaaaaaaaatttacctcTGTAAATTTATACGTAAATGTTAAATGATATCGTTGCTATTGTAAATGTGTTCTGGTCTCGAACATGATGCGTTCAAGCTAATCGTTTTCTCCGAACGCCATGTATTCCTAACACGACTCAAACATTGTGTATGGAAAGCATTAAGAAGATCAAACGATCATCTACACTTTTGAGGatgtacattttttaattaaataaaaccaatgcATAAGAATTTGTTCACAAATGCAAAAACTGTCATGACATTGCAATGTCAAGACAGAAGTTTGTAAAAAAAGGCATACTGCAACACTAATTTTAAATTTCTCatgtatatgttatttataatagCTTTGTAATTAGTAATTCA is from Mytilus galloprovincialis chromosome 6, xbMytGall1.hap1.1, whole genome shotgun sequence and encodes:
- the LOC143079230 gene encoding ganglioside-induced differentiation-associated protein 1-like isoform X1 — its product is MSDNKFTLYYFQASYYSQKAVLALFEKGCPFNRKIINIHNGEQRTPEYMKMNPQGLVPLLKDGEKIVVESEKIIDYVDDQVKSGPTLVPDPSTSVGKEVKRLREFIDAIRIEIVTYGLLFNPELSISGIKLPKMLSNVKRINEKMQKNIASLEEAAQECPDLRDSYIAKYQKTKKFYEDTVNKENVIEHLEDTDHRCEYLEECLRRSKESSGGKEYWLTGTQFNAADILLAVFMDRIVLLGLEDRYFCKTKRPLLYDYLQRIGQRKSVQMLRADVKTAFTMIMWNAAKAAVPYVVGIGLAIGAGVWLMKNKSRVINAFVEK
- the LOC143079230 gene encoding ganglioside-induced differentiation-associated protein 1-like isoform X2; the protein is MKMNPQGLVPLLKDGEKIVVESEKIIDYVDDQVKSGPTLVPDPSTSVGKEVKRLREFIDAIRIEIVTYGLLFNPELSISGIKLPKMLSNVKRINEKMQKNIASLEEAAQECPDLRDSYIAKYQKTKKFYEDTVNKENVIEHLEDTDHRCEYLEECLRRSKESSGGKEYWLTGTQFNAADILLAVFMDRIVLLGLEDRYFCKTKRPLLYDYLQRIGQRKSVQMLRADVKTAFTMIMWNAAKAAVPYVVGIGLAIGAGVWLMKNKSRVINAFVEK